Within Acidaminococcus timonensis, the genomic segment ATCGGACAGTGTACCCCCGGGGTGATCGCCGTCAACACGGCCACCTTTATCGGGGTCAAACGGAAAGGCACCATCGGCGGCATCGTGGCCACCCTGGGGGTCATCACCCCCTCCATCATCATCATCACGGTGATTGCTGCCTGTCTGGCCAATTTCGCCCAGTTCCAGGCGGTGAAGGATGCTTTTGCCGGCATCCGGGTATGCGTCTGCGTCCTGATCTTCAACGCCGTCAAGAAGCTGATCAAAGGAGCCCTGGTGGACAGGCTCACCTGGCTCCTGTTCCTGGTCATCATGGCTGTGAACCTGCTTTCGGACATTTCTCCGGCCTGGCTGGTGGTCGCAGCCGGCATCATTGGCCTCACGGCCAGGAAACAGAGAGGTGAACTGTGATGGGACTGCTTTTCCAGATGTTCTATGAATTCTTCAAGATCGGCCTGTTCGCCGTAGGCGGCGGCATGGCCACCATCCCCTTCCTGGCCAAACTGGCAGAAGCCACAGGCTGGTTCACCACCACGGATCTGCTGAACATGATCGCCGTATCCGAATCCACCCCCGGCCCCATTGGAGTCAATACTGCCACCTACGTGGGCTATCACATCGCCGGCATCCCCGGTGCCCTGGTGGCCACGTTCGGGCTGGTCACCCCTTCTGTCATCGTCATCCTGATCGTTTCCCAGTTCCTGAAAAAATTCGGAGACAGCAAATACGTGAAGGCCGTCATGTACGGGCTGCGGGCCGCCTCCGCCGGCCTGATCGCCGCAGCAGGTCTTCTGGTGACCAAAGTGACCATGCTCCATCCGGAAGCCTGGAAAACCGGCAACTGGAGCGGGCTGTTCAATATCCGTTCCATTCTGCTGGCCGTGCTCCTGCTGGTCCTGACCCATCGATACAAGAAGGTCCACCCAGTGGCCTTCCTGGCAGCATCCGCCGTCATCGGAATGGTAT encodes:
- a CDS encoding chromate transporter; translation: MDELIKLFTVFARIGAVTFGGGYAMLPILQAEVVEKYHWAEEAELADYFAIGQCTPGVIAVNTATFIGVKRKGTIGGIVATLGVITPSIIIITVIAACLANFAQFQAVKDAFAGIRVCVCVLIFNAVKKLIKGALVDRLTWLLFLVIMAVNLLSDISPAWLVVAAGIIGLTARKQRGEL
- a CDS encoding chromate transporter, producing the protein MGLLFQMFYEFFKIGLFAVGGGMATIPFLAKLAEATGWFTTTDLLNMIAVSESTPGPIGVNTATYVGYHIAGIPGALVATFGLVTPSVIVILIVSQFLKKFGDSKYVKAVMYGLRAASAGLIAAAGLLVTKVTMLHPEAWKTGNWSGLFNIRSILLAVLLLVLTHRYKKVHPVAFLAASAVIGMVFHFAG